A section of the Humulus lupulus chromosome 2, drHumLupu1.1, whole genome shotgun sequence genome encodes:
- the LOC133817240 gene encoding transcription factor PIF4, producing the protein MNNIPDWNFDGDLPVNGQKNLTGANHDLVELLWRNGQVVLQSQTHRKASLGPNESRQVQKNDQQAIRTGGSYGNSINMVQEDDAVPWIHYPLEDAFEKDFCSNFFSELPSCDPIDIDKSIRHIDEERLSKFGGSDTTHALSTSQHHKLKPSSNGAVPCPENHHMPPPRLHYSNSTHQKQNLGPLGKVVNFSQFSTVGKCDVRPQQHVAVKETGTQGEVRECSVMTVGLSHCGSNQLAADLDVSWVSSNNGDGTTGLSAGAFKDDVQKILPRSESGKTETLEPTVTSSSGGSGSSFGRTCKQSTATTGANNNNKRKNRDAEELECQSDVAEHESAAANKSSQRSGSSRKSRAAEVHNLSERRRRDRINEKMKALQELIPHSNKTDKASMLDEAIEYLKSLQLQLQVMWMGSGMAPMMFPGVQHYMSRLGMGMAPPALPSIHNPMHLPRVPVVDQSMIGPPTTDQSVLCQTPGFNPINYQNQMQNASFQEQYARYLGFHPMQTVSQPMNLFRFNPQALQQSQSIAQQGISTAPSNSGIPTNGALTGKMG; encoded by the exons ATGAATAACATTCCTGATTGGAATTTTGATGGCGATCTCCCTGTGAATGGCCAAAAGAATCTTACTGG gGCTAACCATGACTTAGTAGAGCTCCTATGGCGAAATGGGCAGGTAGTTTTACAAAGCCAGACACACAGAAAAGCGAGTCTTGGACCTAATGAATCCAGACAAGTTCAAAAAAATGACCAACAAGCTATAAGGACTGGTGGGTCATATGGGAATTCAATCAATATGGTTCAAGAAGATGACGCAGTGCCCTGGATTCATTACCCTCTTGAAGATGCCTTTGAGAAAGATTTTTGTTCCAATTTTTTCTCTGAATTACCTTCCTGTGATCCAATTGATATTGATAAATCTATCAGACATATTGATGAAGAGAGGTTATCAAAGTTTGGTGGTTCTGATACAACTCATGCTCTCTCAACCTCCCAACACCACAAACTCAAGCCCTCCTCCAATGGTGCGGTGCCTTGTCCTGAAAATCATCACATGCCTCCTCCAAGGCTCCATTACAGCAATTCAACCCATCAAAAACAGAACCTGGGACCCTTAGGAAAAGTGGTCAATTTCTCTCAGTTTTCTACCGTGGGGAAGTGTGATGTGAGGCCACAACAACATGTGGCAGTGAAAGAAACCGGGACCCAAGGAGAGGTCAGAGAGTGTTCAGTAATGACAGTCGGGTTGAGCCACTGTGGAAGCAACCAACTTGCAGCTGACCTTGATGTGAGCTGGGTTTCCAGTAACAATGGCGATGGGACCACTGGTTTGTCTGCGGGAGCTTTCAAGGACGATGTTCAGAAAATCTTGCCTCGGAGTGAGAGTGGAAAGACTGAGACTCTTGAGCCTACTGTTACTTCATCTTCTGGTGGGTCTGGAAGCAGTTTTGGAAGAACTTGCAAGCAATCTACAGCTACAACTGGTGCCAATAACAATAACAAAAGAAAGAATAGAGATGCAGAGGAACTAGAGTGCCAAAGTGAT GTTGCTGAACATGAATCTGCTGCTGCAAATAAGTCATCCCAACGATCTGGTTCATCGCGAAAGAGCCGAGCTGCAGAAGTTCATAATCTTTCAGAAAGG AGACGAAGAGATCGAATAAATGAGAAGATGAAGGCACTGCAAGAGCTCATACCTCATAGTAACAAG ACAGATAAGGCATCAATGTTGGATGAAGCAATTGAGTACTTGAAGTCACTTCAATTACAACTCCAA GTAATGTGGATGGGAAGTGGGATGGCACCAATGATGTTTCCAGGAGTACAGCACTACATGTCACGGCTGGGCATGGGAATGGCTCCACCTGCCTTGCCTTCCATTCACAACCCAATGCATTTGCCCAGGGTCCCAGTGGTTGATCAATCCATGATTGGGCCTCCAACTACAGACCAATCTGTTTTGTGCCAAACCCCAGGTTTTAACCCCATAAATTACCAGAACCAGATGCAAAACGCCTCTTTTCAAGAGCAATATGCACGTTACTTGGGGTTCCATCCTATGCAAACAGTTTCTCAG CCTATGAACTTGTTCAGATTTAATCCACAAGCATTACAACAGAGTCAATCTATAGCACAACAGGGCATTAGCACCGCACCTTCAAATTCTGGAATTCCAACTAATGGAGCTTTAACTGGCAAGATGG GTTGA